The Corylus avellana chromosome ca8, CavTom2PMs-1.0 genome has a segment encoding these proteins:
- the LOC132190516 gene encoding probable sarcosine oxidase codes for MALSGEEFDVIVVGAGIMGSSTAYQLAKRGQKTLLLEQFDFLHHRGSSHGESRVIRATYPEEYYFPMVIESYKLWEEAESQIGYKVYFKAGHLDMGDSHDKNIRGIIQTCHKYSVSHEVLDRRQVANKFSGRFDIPENWIAVFTEYGGVIKPTKAVSMFQALAFQRGTVLRDGTEVKDIKKDDGVKGGVWVYTGNGEKFWGKKCVVTVGAWTRKLVKRVSGVELPIQPLETTVCYWRIKEGNEEKYAIGGDFPTFVCYGEPCIYGIPSLEYPGLIKVAVHGGYPCDEDKRPWGPGMGLGSLKETVEERMSGLVDSGAPVATQLCMYSMTPDEDFVIDFLGGEFGKDVVMGGGFSGHGFKMGPVVGRILADLVLTGEAKGVELKHFRIQRFEENPHGNVKDF; via the coding sequence atggctCTTTCCGGCGAAGAATTTGACGTGATTGTGGTGGGTGCAGGCATCATGGGCAGCTCCACCGCCTACCAACTGGCGAAAAGGGGCCAAAAAACCCTCCTACTTGAGCAATTCGATTTCTTGCACCACCGGGGCTCATCCCACGGCGAGTCCCGCGTCATACGTGCAACCTATCCGGAGGAATACTACTTTCCGATGGTGATCGAGTCATACAAGCTTTGGGAGGAGGCCGAGTCCCAAATCGGGTACAAGGTCTACTTCAAGGCCGGACATCTCGACATGGGGGACTCCCACGACAAGAATATACGTGGCATCATACAAACTTGCCACAAATACTCCGTCTCGCATGAAGTTCTCGACCGCCGGCAAGTGGCAAACAAGTTTTCCGGGAGATTCGATATCCCGGAGAATTGGATTGCTGTATTTACCGAGTACGGCGGGGTGATAAAGCCCACAAAGGCAGTGTCCATGTTCCAAGCGCTAGCGTTTCAAAGGGGTACTGTTCTAAGGGATGGCACAGAAGTGAAAGATATTAAAAAAGACGATGGCGTCAAAGGGGGAGTGTGGGTTTACACCGGCAATGGGGAAAAGTTTTGGGGTAAAAAATGCGTGGTGACGGTCGGAGCTTGGACGAGAAAGTTGGTTAAAAGGGTGAGTGGGGTTGAGCTGCCTATACAACCGCTGGAGACGACAGTGTGTTATTGGAGGATTAAGGAAGGGAATGAAGAGAAGTATGCAATCGGAGGGGATTTTCCAACGTTTGTATGCTATGGGGAGCCATGTATATACGGGATACCGTCGTTGGAGTATCCGGGGTTGATCAAGGTGGCGGTGCATGGCGGGTATCCGTGTGATGAGGACAAGAGGCCATGGGGGCCGGGAATGGGGTTGGGGAGTTTGAAAGAAACGGTTGAGGAAAGAATGTCAGGGTTGGTTGATTCTGGGGCGCCGGTAGCCACTCAATTGTGCATGTATTCGATGACACCTGATGAGGATTTTGTGATTGATTTCTTGGGCGGGGAGTTTGGGAAGGATGTTGTGATGGGAGGTGGGTTTTCGGGGCATGGATTCAAGATGGGTCCCGTGGTGGGGAGGATACTGGCTGACCTTGTGCTTACTGGGGAGGCAAAAGGGGTGGAGCTAAAACACTTCAGGATTCAAAGGTTTGAGGaaaatcctcatgggaatgtcAAAGATTTTTAA